In the genome of Streptomyces racemochromogenes, one region contains:
- a CDS encoding thiolase domain-containing protein encodes MRTRYAREVAVVAFAQSDHQRRTDELSEVEMVMPVLHQVLAATGLKAGEIGFTCSGSSDYLAGRAFSFTMTLDGVGAWPPISESHVETDGAWALYEAWVKIQTGEADTALVYSYGKSSPGSVRDVLTRQLDPYYLAPLWPDSVALAALQAQALIDAGETDEQALAAIGARSRTAAGSNPHAQLSGPVPQGGYQVRPLRTGDCPPIGDGAAAVVLAAGDTARRLCERPAWITGIDHRIEAHGLGLRDLTDSLSTRTAAEHAGLFDAPVDTAELHAPFSSQEVVLRKALGLGDAVAVNPSGGALAANPMMAAGLIRIGEAAARIHRGESRRAVAHATSGPCLQQNLVAVLEGDPS; translated from the coding sequence GTGAGGACCCGATACGCCCGCGAGGTGGCCGTCGTCGCCTTCGCCCAGAGCGACCACCAGCGCCGTACCGACGAACTCAGCGAAGTCGAGATGGTGATGCCCGTCCTGCACCAGGTGCTGGCCGCCACCGGCCTCAAGGCGGGCGAGATCGGCTTCACCTGCTCCGGCTCCAGCGACTACCTCGCCGGCCGGGCCTTCTCCTTCACCATGACCCTCGACGGGGTCGGCGCCTGGCCGCCGATCTCCGAGTCGCACGTCGAGACGGACGGCGCCTGGGCGCTCTACGAGGCCTGGGTCAAGATCCAGACCGGGGAGGCCGACACCGCGCTCGTCTACTCGTACGGGAAGTCCTCGCCCGGATCCGTGCGCGACGTCCTCACCCGGCAGCTCGACCCGTACTACCTCGCCCCCCTGTGGCCCGACTCGGTGGCCCTGGCCGCCCTCCAGGCGCAGGCGCTGATCGACGCCGGGGAAACCGACGAGCAGGCGCTCGCCGCCATCGGCGCCCGCAGCCGGACCGCCGCCGGGTCCAACCCGCACGCCCAGCTCAGCGGCCCCGTCCCCCAGGGCGGTTACCAGGTCCGGCCGCTGCGCACGGGAGACTGCCCGCCCATCGGGGACGGTGCGGCCGCCGTCGTCCTCGCCGCCGGGGACACCGCGCGGCGGCTGTGCGAACGGCCCGCCTGGATCACCGGCATCGACCACCGCATCGAGGCGCACGGCCTGGGCCTGCGCGACCTCACCGACTCCCTGTCCACCCGGACCGCCGCCGAGCACGCCGGGCTCTTCGACGCCCCCGTCGACACGGCGGAACTGCACGCGCCGTTCTCCTCCCAGGAGGTCGTGCTCCGCAAGGCCCTCGGCCTCGGCGACGCGGTGGCCGTCAACCCCTCGGGCGGGGCGCTCGCCGCCAACCCGATGATGGCCGCCGGCCTGATCCGGATCGGCGAGGCGGCCGCCCGCATCCACCGCGGCGAGTCCCGCCGGGCCGTCGCGCACGCCACCTCCGGCCCCTGCCTCCAGCAGAACCTGGTCGCCGTCCTGGAAGGGGACCCCTCATGA
- a CDS encoding thiolase domain-containing protein codes for MSTSGTPATAGKEPVAVVGIGQTKHVAARHDVSIAGLVREAAARALADAELTWADVDAVVIGKAPDFFEGVMMPELYLADALGAVGKPMLRVHTAGSVGGSTALVAANLVAARLHRTVLTLAFEKQSESNAMWGLSLPVPFQQPLLAGAGGFFAPHVRAYMRRTGAPDTVGSLVAYKDRRNALKNPYAHLHEHDITLEKVQASPMLWDPIRYSETCPSSDGACAMVLTDRAGAARSPKPPAWVHGGAMRSEPTLFAGKDFVSPQAGKDCAADVYRQAGITDPRREIDAVEMYVPFSWYEPMWLENLGFAQEGEGWKLTEAGVTELDGDLPVNPSGGVLSTNPIGASGMIRFAEAALQVCGRAGEHQVPGARRALGHAYGGGAQFFAMWLVGAEPPRS; via the coding sequence ATGAGCACCTCCGGGACACCGGCGACGGCGGGCAAGGAGCCCGTGGCCGTCGTCGGGATCGGCCAGACCAAGCACGTCGCCGCCCGGCACGACGTCTCCATCGCCGGCCTGGTCCGCGAGGCCGCGGCCCGCGCCCTCGCCGACGCGGAGCTGACCTGGGCCGACGTCGACGCGGTCGTCATCGGCAAGGCCCCCGACTTCTTCGAGGGCGTGATGATGCCGGAGCTCTACCTGGCCGATGCCCTCGGAGCGGTCGGCAAACCGATGCTCCGCGTCCACACCGCCGGGTCCGTCGGCGGATCCACCGCGCTGGTCGCCGCCAACCTGGTCGCGGCCCGCCTCCACCGCACCGTCCTGACCCTGGCCTTCGAGAAGCAGTCCGAGTCCAACGCCATGTGGGGCCTCTCGCTGCCCGTCCCCTTCCAGCAGCCCCTGCTGGCGGGCGCCGGCGGCTTCTTCGCCCCGCACGTGCGCGCGTACATGCGGCGCACCGGCGCCCCCGACACGGTGGGCTCGCTCGTCGCGTACAAGGACCGGCGCAACGCCCTGAAGAACCCCTACGCGCACCTGCACGAGCACGACATCACCCTGGAGAAGGTCCAGGCCTCGCCGATGCTCTGGGACCCGATCCGGTACTCCGAGACCTGCCCCTCCTCGGACGGCGCCTGCGCGATGGTCCTCACCGACCGTGCGGGGGCGGCCCGTTCGCCGAAGCCGCCGGCCTGGGTGCACGGCGGGGCGATGCGCAGCGAGCCGACGCTCTTCGCGGGCAAGGACTTCGTCTCGCCGCAGGCCGGCAAGGACTGCGCGGCCGACGTCTACCGGCAGGCCGGGATCACCGACCCGCGCCGGGAGATCGACGCGGTCGAGATGTACGTGCCGTTCTCCTGGTACGAGCCGATGTGGCTGGAGAACCTGGGCTTCGCGCAGGAGGGCGAGGGCTGGAAGCTCACCGAGGCGGGGGTGACCGAGCTGGACGGAGACCTCCCGGTCAACCCGTCCGGCGGGGTGCTGTCCACCAACCCGATCGGCGCCTCGGGCATGATCCGCTTCGCGGAGGCGGCCCTCCAGGTCTGCGGCCGGGCCGGGGAGCACCAGGTCCCGGGCGCCCGCCGGGCGCTGGGACACGCGTACGGCGGCGGCGCGCAGTTCTTCGCGATGTGGCTGGTGGGCGCCGAGCCGCCGCGCTCCTGA
- a CDS encoding DUF397 domain-containing protein produces the protein MAKSTVSQPVAGWGRPALDLSGADWQSGSRGVGGVQIAFVEGFIAMRNGERPDGPSLVFAPREWRRFVLGTRGGRFGLN, from the coding sequence GTGGCCAAGAGCACGGTTTCGCAGCCCGTCGCCGGCTGGGGCAGGCCCGCACTCGATCTCAGCGGGGCCGACTGGCAGTCCGGCAGCCGGGGGGTGGGCGGCGTCCAGATCGCCTTCGTGGAGGGGTTTATCGCGATGCGCAACGGCGAGCGCCCCGACGGCCCCTCGCTGGTCTTCGCGCCGCGCGAGTGGCGCAGGTTCGTCCTGGGGACGCGGGGCGGACGCTTCGGCCTCAACTAG
- a CDS encoding ATP-binding protein, with product MLVLDDAHWADPESLGWLAGFAPRAEHLPLLLVTAYRPDELPAHAEAFRTLPGRAGQRPLVLNPLSADAVSTLVRETVGAHAEDAFCREAWAVTTGNPFEAVELTAKVRARGLDPVEASAPLLADLAAAQRGSGLVARLHSLGPSTVRFAWACAVLGTAIPRRIAARVAVLGAEEAADATVRLRDARILSAPPAETTHDEEADAGLEFVHPLIATAIYRAIPDALRVALHGRAAAAVVDAGLGSSAAARHLLETQPENDPWVVRTLREAAAENLRAGAPEAARRQLARALEEPPDFGERAAVLYELGCASLLTEPANTVNHLRAALAEPFDDPALRQGIVIRLAQVLAHSDHLAAASELLGREIPRTHDARARLRLQSEQFMWDAFNAAETDSPARSRRLARLADRLPGRDLTERYLIGLRAWDACLRGEPLDVVLHHADRVLAEPFSWAHEDRGFEVPVLAAMVHMYADRPGRAEELFEEGTAEFERQGWHGAHLSFAYSLRAYIRYRRGRLVEAEELARAGLRLAERVGRRTPVHWYAVAILLTTLVARGRVDEAWGLAREHEYGEPFPAAVVFPDSQTVYAELLLAGGDRKAAAAELEAVGRRLTPRGIQNPAWCPWRLLLARAVAPEDPARARALTAEAVRRARAFGAPSAIGQALRVAAEVAAPQDRADLLHEAVALLEDSPAAYELARALAALGTELHDPGLLTRAHLTSRECGAGALEASTAQALASFAQRAS from the coding sequence GTGCTCGTCCTGGACGACGCCCACTGGGCCGACCCCGAGTCCCTCGGCTGGCTCGCCGGCTTCGCCCCGCGCGCCGAACACCTCCCGCTGCTCCTCGTCACCGCCTACCGCCCCGACGAACTCCCCGCCCACGCCGAGGCCTTCCGCACCCTGCCCGGCCGCGCCGGACAACGCCCCCTCGTCCTCAACCCGCTCAGCGCGGACGCCGTGTCCACCCTGGTCCGCGAGACCGTCGGCGCGCACGCCGAGGACGCCTTCTGCCGCGAGGCCTGGGCCGTGACCACCGGGAACCCCTTCGAGGCCGTCGAACTCACCGCCAAGGTCCGCGCCAGGGGCCTCGACCCCGTCGAGGCCAGCGCCCCGCTGCTGGCCGACCTCGCCGCCGCCCAGCGCGGCAGCGGGCTCGTCGCCCGCCTGCACAGCCTCGGCCCCTCCACCGTCCGCTTCGCCTGGGCCTGCGCCGTCCTCGGCACCGCCATCCCGCGGCGCATCGCCGCCCGCGTCGCGGTACTCGGCGCGGAAGAGGCCGCCGACGCCACCGTCCGGCTCCGCGACGCCCGCATCCTCTCCGCCCCGCCCGCCGAGACGACCCACGACGAAGAGGCCGACGCGGGACTGGAGTTCGTCCACCCGCTCATCGCCACCGCCATATACCGCGCCATCCCCGACGCCCTGCGCGTCGCCCTCCACGGCAGGGCCGCCGCGGCCGTCGTCGACGCCGGGCTCGGCTCCTCCGCGGCCGCCCGCCACCTGCTGGAGACCCAGCCCGAGAACGACCCCTGGGTGGTCCGCACCCTGCGCGAGGCCGCCGCGGAGAACCTCCGGGCCGGCGCCCCCGAAGCGGCCCGCCGCCAGCTCGCCCGCGCCCTGGAAGAACCCCCGGACTTCGGCGAACGCGCCGCCGTCCTCTACGAACTGGGCTGCGCCTCCCTGCTCACCGAACCCGCCAACACCGTCAACCACCTGCGCGCCGCCCTCGCCGAACCTTTCGACGACCCCGCGCTGCGCCAGGGCATCGTCATCCGCCTCGCCCAGGTCCTCGCCCACAGCGACCACCTCGCCGCCGCCTCCGAGCTCCTCGGCCGCGAGATCCCGCGCACCCACGACGCCCGCGCCCGGCTGCGCCTGCAGTCCGAGCAGTTCATGTGGGACGCCTTCAACGCCGCCGAAACCGACTCCCCGGCCCGCTCGCGGCGCCTGGCCCGGCTCGCCGACCGCCTCCCCGGCCGCGACCTCACCGAGCGGTACCTCATCGGACTGCGCGCCTGGGACGCCTGCCTGCGCGGCGAACCCCTCGACGTCGTCCTCCACCACGCCGACCGGGTCCTCGCCGAGCCCTTCAGCTGGGCCCACGAGGACCGCGGCTTCGAGGTCCCCGTGCTCGCCGCCATGGTCCACATGTACGCCGACCGGCCCGGGCGCGCCGAGGAACTCTTCGAGGAGGGCACCGCCGAGTTCGAACGCCAGGGCTGGCACGGCGCCCACCTGTCCTTCGCGTACAGCCTCCGCGCCTACATCCGCTACCGCCGCGGCCGGCTCGTCGAGGCCGAGGAACTGGCCCGCGCCGGACTGCGCCTCGCCGAGCGCGTGGGCCGCCGCACGCCCGTGCACTGGTACGCCGTCGCCATCCTCCTCACCACCCTCGTCGCCCGGGGCCGGGTCGACGAGGCGTGGGGCCTGGCCCGGGAGCACGAGTACGGGGAGCCCTTCCCCGCCGCCGTGGTCTTCCCCGACTCGCAGACCGTGTACGCCGAACTGCTGCTGGCCGGCGGCGACCGCAAGGCCGCCGCCGCCGAACTGGAGGCCGTCGGACGCCGCCTGACCCCGCGCGGCATCCAGAACCCGGCCTGGTGCCCGTGGCGGCTGCTCCTGGCCCGCGCCGTCGCCCCCGAGGACCCCGCCAGGGCCCGCGCCCTGACGGCCGAGGCCGTACGCCGCGCCCGTGCCTTCGGCGCGCCCTCCGCCATCGGCCAGGCCCTGCGCGTCGCGGCGGAGGTGGCCGCCCCGCAGGACCGCGCCGACCTGCTCCACGAGGCCGTCGCCCTGCTGGAGGACTCACCGGCCGCCTACGAACTGGCCCGGGCGCTGGCCGCGCTGGGCACCGAACTCCACGACCCCGGGCTGCTCACCCGCGCCCACCTCACCAGCCGCGAATGCGGCGCCGGCGCCCTGGAGGCGAGCACCGCCCAGGCCCTGGCGTCGTTCGCCCAGCGCGCAAGCTGA
- a CDS encoding maleylpyruvate isomerase N-terminal domain-containing protein encodes MDPLTRLHILQHEAEAFDKAVRRAADGGREAPPVPSCPGWSVADLAGHLGSVQRYLTHILRERLAEPCDPTDPELYALPADPAVRAAWPLPDRTPHRGPVPEELFDWSAAAARDLVAVLRELGPDVPVWTWSPHGDRTTGFWIRMQTIEQAVHRWDAEAVTGDPAPFAPALAADAVTQTFEVMAPARRGRKPAPPGTGERYRFRRTDAPGAWTVEFDGDEVRLDRRDTAPVHVEAAGTASDLMLFLWGRLPAGRLDVTGDGALLEHWFTLVPPL; translated from the coding sequence ATGGACCCCCTCACCCGGCTCCACATCCTCCAGCACGAGGCCGAAGCCTTCGACAAGGCCGTCCGGCGCGCGGCCGACGGCGGACGCGAGGCACCGCCGGTGCCCTCCTGCCCCGGCTGGTCGGTCGCCGACCTCGCCGGACACCTCGGCAGCGTCCAGCGCTACCTCACCCACATCCTCCGGGAGCGGCTCGCCGAACCCTGCGACCCCACCGACCCGGAGCTCTACGCCCTCCCCGCGGACCCGGCCGTACGGGCGGCCTGGCCACTGCCGGACCGCACCCCGCACCGCGGGCCCGTACCCGAGGAGCTGTTCGACTGGTCGGCGGCGGCCGCCCGGGACCTCGTCGCGGTCCTGCGCGAACTGGGCCCGGACGTACCGGTGTGGACCTGGTCTCCCCACGGGGACCGCACCACCGGCTTCTGGATCCGCATGCAGACCATCGAACAGGCCGTCCACCGCTGGGACGCCGAAGCCGTCACGGGCGACCCGGCCCCCTTCGCGCCCGCCCTCGCGGCGGACGCCGTCACCCAGACGTTCGAGGTGATGGCCCCCGCCCGGCGCGGCCGGAAGCCTGCCCCGCCCGGAACGGGCGAGCGCTACCGCTTCCGCCGCACCGACGCCCCCGGGGCCTGGACGGTGGAGTTCGACGGCGACGAGGTCCGCCTCGACCGCCGCGACACCGCTCCCGTCCACGTCGAGGCGGCGGGCACCGCCTCCGACCTGATGCTGTTCCTGTGGGGGCGGCTCCCCGCCGGCCGGCTGGACGTCACCGGCGACGGCGCACTGCTGGAGCACTGGTTCACCCTCGTACCGCCCCTCTGA
- a CDS encoding FAD-dependent oxidoreductase produces MSSSPRSPGRHTCVVVGGGLAGMLTAAALARAGAGEVVVVERDALPDGPFPRKGLPQAHHAHLLWSGGATAVDSLLPGTIGALREDGAHRISLPTNMVGLSPEGWFRRWARESHYVLVASRDLLDWHVRRAVAALPNVTVADRTEVLGLTGGARRVTGVRVRGADAVAGVLDADLVVDASGRASRTPLWLEGFGVPRPAVRTVDPGLVYASRIFRAPKDLGNTFPVVVNVQAGDPRRAGPGRSATLVPIEGDRWLVTLSGTRGGEPGRDPAAFGEFARGLRHPIVSELIAGAEPLTDVVLTRTTVNRRHHYEKAALPAGLLVLGDAVAAYNPVYGHGMSVAAQSALALRDAVARYGLADPRLAARAQKALAGPVAAAWALSTGNDVFYPGATESGPTAAERAVAAYVRRLMRTSTGNGRVARAVTDVMTLERPASRLFTPPVLLAALLGPRRAQLTGPPLAPAELAAVAAPRG; encoded by the coding sequence ATGAGCAGTTCCCCGCGGTCGCCCGGCCGGCACACCTGCGTCGTCGTCGGGGGCGGTCTGGCCGGCATGCTCACGGCCGCGGCGCTCGCCCGCGCCGGCGCCGGTGAGGTCGTCGTCGTCGAGCGGGACGCGCTGCCCGACGGGCCGTTCCCCCGCAAGGGGCTCCCGCAGGCGCACCACGCGCACCTGCTGTGGTCCGGCGGGGCCACGGCCGTGGACTCCCTGCTGCCCGGCACCATCGGGGCGCTGCGCGAGGACGGGGCCCACCGGATCTCGCTGCCCACGAACATGGTCGGCCTCTCCCCCGAGGGCTGGTTCCGCCGTTGGGCGCGGGAGTCCCACTACGTGCTCGTCGCCAGCCGCGACCTGCTCGACTGGCACGTCCGCCGGGCCGTGGCGGCGCTCCCGAACGTCACCGTCGCCGACCGCACCGAGGTGCTGGGCCTGACGGGCGGCGCCCGGCGGGTCACCGGGGTCCGGGTGCGCGGGGCGGACGCCGTGGCAGGGGTGCTGGACGCGGACCTGGTGGTGGACGCCTCCGGGCGGGCCTCGCGCACGCCGCTGTGGCTGGAGGGGTTCGGCGTGCCTCGGCCCGCCGTACGCACCGTCGACCCCGGGCTCGTCTACGCCAGCCGGATCTTCCGGGCCCCGAAGGACCTCGGGAACACCTTCCCGGTCGTCGTGAACGTCCAGGCGGGCGATCCCCGCCGGGCCGGTCCCGGCCGGTCGGCGACGCTGGTCCCGATCGAGGGGGACCGCTGGCTCGTCACCCTGTCGGGGACGCGCGGCGGCGAACCCGGCAGGGACCCGGCGGCCTTCGGGGAGTTCGCCCGGGGGCTGCGGCACCCGATCGTGAGCGAGCTGATCGCCGGGGCGGAGCCGCTGACGGACGTGGTGCTCACCCGTACGACCGTCAACCGCAGGCACCACTACGAGAAGGCCGCGCTCCCGGCCGGGCTCCTGGTGCTCGGGGACGCCGTCGCCGCCTACAACCCGGTGTACGGGCACGGGATGTCGGTGGCCGCGCAGAGCGCCCTCGCCCTGCGGGACGCCGTCGCCCGGTACGGCCTGGCCGACCCGCGGCTCGCCGCCCGGGCGCAGAAGGCCCTGGCCGGGCCGGTGGCCGCCGCCTGGGCGCTGTCCACGGGGAACGACGTCTTCTACCCCGGTGCGACGGAGAGCGGCCCGACGGCGGCGGAGCGGGCCGTCGCGGCCTACGTGCGGCGGCTGATGCGCACGAGCACGGGCAACGGGCGGGTGGCCCGGGCGGTGACCGACGTGATGACCCTGGAGCGGCCCGCGTCCCGGCTGTTCACCCCGCCGGTGCTGCTGGCGGCCCTGCTGGGACCGCGCCGGGCGCAGCTGACCGGGCCCCCGCTGGCGCCGGCCGAGCTGGCGGCGGTCGCGGCGCCGCGGGGGTAG
- a CDS encoding MAB_1171c family putative transporter encodes MTSDKYYIPYLIPAVILTLAFAIRLPVMMRFWRIDPNVRSVGGLLLLASAVFYLGRPKTLVLLNGATGISNFAAPLVYTLLMMFCASCLVMIIHWRGGDPRRVRRATWTIGVFYAAVVAGLWTTFAFAEVPVERLRDLDTYYANTPWMREHIVLYLGAHTTACAITAVVTWSWLREVTGWLRAGLVLLVIGFVLNLCYDTVKLTAVFARWNGRDLDWLSTYVAPPIASVCALFIAVGFILPHLGQALQGLCTDYYHYRCLAPFTRELAGLDTASMRLPRRSPVSRRLVHRRTQISDGLLRLQPYLDPGIRERALAEARARGEAPKRAAATAEAVAVVAAVAALRGGAEAGVADAPVPGAGPAAGPDLVAVAKALRRSPAVASFRARSGPADHPESVRP; translated from the coding sequence GTGACCTCGGACAAGTACTACATCCCGTACCTCATACCGGCGGTGATCCTCACCCTGGCCTTCGCGATCCGCCTGCCGGTGATGATGAGGTTCTGGCGGATCGACCCCAACGTGCGCTCCGTCGGCGGCCTGCTCCTGCTGGCCTCGGCCGTGTTCTACCTCGGCCGGCCCAAGACCCTCGTGCTGCTGAACGGCGCGACGGGCATCAGCAACTTCGCGGCGCCGCTGGTCTACACGCTGCTCATGATGTTCTGCGCCTCCTGCCTGGTCATGATCATCCACTGGCGGGGCGGCGATCCCCGGCGGGTGCGCCGGGCCACCTGGACCATCGGTGTCTTCTACGCGGCCGTGGTGGCCGGACTGTGGACCACCTTCGCGTTCGCCGAAGTGCCGGTCGAGCGGCTGCGGGACCTGGACACGTACTACGCCAACACCCCCTGGATGCGCGAGCACATCGTGCTCTACCTGGGGGCCCACACCACCGCCTGCGCCATCACGGCCGTCGTCACCTGGTCCTGGCTGAGGGAGGTGACGGGCTGGCTGCGCGCCGGCCTGGTGCTGCTGGTCATCGGGTTCGTCCTGAACCTCTGCTACGACACCGTGAAGCTCACGGCGGTCTTCGCCCGCTGGAACGGCCGCGACCTGGACTGGCTCAGCACGTACGTGGCGCCGCCCATCGCCTCCGTGTGCGCGCTGTTCATCGCCGTGGGGTTCATCCTGCCCCACCTGGGCCAGGCGCTCCAGGGGCTGTGCACCGACTACTACCACTACCGCTGCCTGGCCCCGTTCACGCGGGAGCTGGCGGGCCTGGACACGGCGTCGATGCGGCTGCCCCGGCGCTCGCCCGTCAGCCGCCGGCTGGTGCACCGCAGGACCCAGATCAGCGACGGCCTGCTCAGGCTCCAGCCGTACCTGGACCCCGGGATCCGCGAACGGGCGCTCGCCGAGGCCCGGGCACGGGGCGAGGCGCCGAAGCGGGCGGCGGCGACCGCCGAGGCGGTGGCCGTGGTCGCGGCGGTCGCGGCCCTGCGCGGCGGCGCCGAGGCAGGGGTGGCGGACGCGCCGGTCCCGGGGGCTGGCCCGGCGGCGGGGCCGGACCTGGTGGCGGTGGCCAAGGCCCTGCGCCGGTCCCCCGCCGTCGCCTCCTTCCGCGCCCGGTCCGGGCCGGCCGACCACCCAGAGAGCGTGAGGCCATGA
- a CDS encoding toxin-antitoxin system, toxin component yields the protein MRKLCTVLTSSLDLEAPVEPQTLFRALCDAMSRTRGGRPIVLRFERFPSGLTTSGLWLNMDDYDIVVVEKYTTPDHQLVILGHELWHMKAGHCTGHGGGAADDAARSLPDASDLTYASVAARSHYEDAQEIEAESFGLMLGDRCRPWLTGGDAAGAARRSDVAGRIGNALGYRGPIG from the coding sequence ATGCGCAAGCTGTGCACCGTGCTGACCTCCTCCCTCGACCTGGAGGCGCCGGTCGAACCGCAGACCCTCTTCCGCGCCCTGTGCGACGCGATGAGCCGCACCCGCGGGGGCCGCCCGATCGTGCTGCGCTTCGAGCGCTTCCCGTCCGGGCTGACCACCTCGGGCCTGTGGCTGAACATGGACGACTACGACATCGTCGTGGTGGAGAAGTACACGACGCCCGACCACCAACTGGTCATCCTCGGGCACGAGCTGTGGCACATGAAGGCGGGTCACTGCACCGGCCACGGCGGCGGGGCGGCGGACGACGCCGCGCGCTCCCTGCCGGACGCCTCGGACCTGACGTACGCGAGCGTCGCCGCGCGGTCCCACTACGAGGACGCGCAGGAGATCGAGGCCGAGAGCTTCGGGCTGATGCTCGGGGACCGGTGCCGGCCGTGGCTGACCGGCGGCGACGCGGCCGGGGCCGCCCGCCGCAGCGACGTGGCCGGGCGGATAGGCAACGCCCTGGGCTACCGCGGACCGATCGGTTGA